In Thermus thermophilus, the genomic window GGTCCGGGGCGGGTGCCCGTGGAGATAGGGGTCCAGGGTTGAGGGCTCCGGGAAAGGGGGTGCCCGCCCTAAGAGCTTCCAAGTGGGCCTTGCCCCGACGGGCGTCTATCCTCAACGCACCAGGACCCCCACCCCCGTGGCTGGGGGCCTGGCCTCCGCCTCCCCCCGGGGCTCCTCCGGGTCCAGGGCCCCGTCCCCGTGGGCACCCGCACCCGGAGGTAGGCCCTGCCCTGGGCGGGGTTCGAGGCCAGGTAGGCGGCAAGCCCCCCTTCCGCCACCACCCGCACGGGGACCGGCTAAGTGCCAATCCTTTATCATCTCAACATGGCAGCCCCCCTTCGGATCCAGCTGACCCCTGAGGAAGACCGACTCCTCCTGCAGCTCTCCCTGGACCCAAGGACCCACAAGAAGACCCGCCTGTGGGCCATGATGGTCCGCCTGGCGGCCCAGGGCTGGACCGCCCCAAAGATCGCCCAGCACTTCCACAAGGACCGCACCACCGTCTACCTCGTCCTCAGGCGCTTCCTGAGGGAGGGCCTCCAAGGCCTCGTCTACCGCAAACCCCCGGGAGCCCCCAGGAAGTTCACCCCGGAGATGGCCGCCTTCGTGGAGGAGAAACTGGCGGAAGATCGGGTCTGGACCGCCCCGCAACTTGCGGAGGCCATAGCCGAGCGCTTCGGGGTCCGCCTGGCCCCCAAGGTGGTGGCCCGGCACCTCAGGGCCATGGGGTATGTGTGGAGACGGACGCGGTACGTGCCCAGGGGTAGACCGGAGGCGGAAGAGGTGGAAGCCTTTGTGAAGGAGGAAGAGGAGGCAAAAAGGGGGCTCAGGAGGGGGTGATGGAGGTGGGGTACTTGGACGAGAGCGGGTTTGCCCTGACCCTGCCTCCCACGTACGCCTGGTGCCGGAGGGGGGAGGCGAAGGGGGTGCCGCGGGCGTGGGGCAAGGAGGGGCGGGTGAACGTGGTGGGGCACCTGGTGCGGGGCCGGGAGGGGGAGCGGCTTTTCTTTGCCCTTTTGGAGGGGCCGGTGCGGTGGGAGGTGGTGCGGGGGTATCTGGACCGGGTGGCCGAGGGGTTGACCAAGCCCCTGAAGGTTTTCCTGGACAACGCGCCTTTCCACCGGTCCCGTGGGGTGGAGGGGAGGAGGGGGGTGTGGCGAGGGCGGGGGCTGGAGGTGGCCTACCTGCCGCGGTACAGCCCCCATTTGAACCCCATGGAGAACATCTGGCGGCGGGTGAAGGGGTTTTTGATGCCGAGGCGGCACTACGGGAGCCTTGAAGAGCTGAAGGACGCGGTAGTGCAGGCCCTAAAGGCCCTGGGAGGTGTGGAGTTGAAAATCTTGGGGGAGGGCACTTAGCCTCTTCCCTGGGGCTGGAGCTTGAGGTGGTGGCCCCTCCCTACGCGGGGGTGCGTGGAGTCTGGGTGCGGAAGGGCGCTCCCGTGGAAGCGGGGGTTCAAGCCCTTGCCCAAGCGGTGGGTGGTGGAGCGGACCTTTGCCTGGCTGGGGCGGAATCGGCGGCTCG contains:
- a CDS encoding IS630 family transposase (programmed frameshift) produces the protein MAAPLRIQLTPEEDRLLLQLSLDPRTHKKTRLWAMMVRLAAQGWTAPKIAQHFHKDRTTVYLVLRRFLREGLQGLVYRKPPGAPRKFTPEMAAFVEEKLAEDRVWTAPQLAEAIAERFGVRLAPKVVARHLRAMGYVWRRTRYVPRGRPEAEEVEAFVKEEEEGKKGAQEGVMEVGYLDESGFALTLPPTYAWCRRGEAKGVPRAWGKEGRVNVVGHLVRGREGERLFFALLEGPVRWEVVRGYLDRVAEGLTKPLKVFLDNAPFHRSRGVEGRRGVWRGRGLEVAYLPRYSPHLNPMENIWRRVKGFLMPRRHYGSLEELKDAVVQALKALGGVELKILGEGT